Proteins encoded in a region of the Solanum dulcamara chromosome 9, daSolDulc1.2, whole genome shotgun sequence genome:
- the LOC129903604 gene encoding uncharacterized protein LOC129903604 produces the protein MTFQAGEQVLLKVSPIKRVMRFGKKCKLSPHYVGPFEILDRVGPVAYRLALPPRLFGVHPVFHVSMLKKYHGDGDYIIKWDFVLLDKNLQYEEEPVAILDSEFQN, from the coding sequence ATGACATTTCAGGCCGGTGAGcaagtacttctaaaagtgtcacccattaaaAGGGTGATGAGGTTTGGTAAGAAGTGCAAACTCAGTCCTCATTATGTTGGTccttttgagattcttgatcGCGTAGGGCCAGTGGCTTACAGACTGGCTTTACCACCTAGATTGTTTGGAGTacatccggtattccatgtgtccATGCTAAAAAAGTACCATGGAGATGGagattacatcattaaatgggactTCGTTTTGTTGGATAAGAATCTTCAGTATGAGGAAGAGCCAGTGGCAATCTTAGATagtgaatttcaaaactaa